A portion of the Streptomyces sp. NBC_01335 genome contains these proteins:
- a CDS encoding bifunctional DNA primase/polymerase, translating to MGFTIGGIRERRSGSRRRDRTAGSTAVAEYTGLWGWAVRPGARARTGSCSCGDRRCAAPGAHPLESAREVPAGASLDDAACAWAEVPGASMMLPVGRAFDILDVAEAAGRRALVRLERMGLPLGPVTVTPDGRAQFFVAPGAAAQLPELLYRMGWDDAPLDLRALGPGTHITAPPCDLGGLGPVRWLRPPALDTAAAPPPARLLLGTLAYSCHRT from the coding sequence ATGGGCTTCACGATCGGCGGCATCCGCGAGCGGCGGTCCGGGTCGCGGCGACGCGACCGCACGGCCGGGAGCACGGCCGTGGCGGAGTACACGGGACTGTGGGGATGGGCCGTACGCCCCGGGGCCCGGGCACGGACCGGCTCCTGTTCCTGCGGCGACCGGCGCTGCGCCGCACCCGGCGCCCATCCGCTGGAGTCCGCCCGAGAAGTTCCCGCCGGAGCCTCCCTGGACGACGCGGCCTGCGCCTGGGCCGAGGTCCCGGGGGCCTCGATGATGCTGCCGGTGGGCCGCGCCTTCGACATCCTGGACGTGGCGGAGGCGGCCGGCCGGCGGGCGCTGGTCCGGCTGGAGCGGATGGGGCTGCCGCTCGGCCCGGTCACGGTGACCCCGGACGGCCGGGCCCAGTTCTTCGTCGCCCCCGGAGCCGCCGCCCAGCTCCCGGAGCTGCTGTACCGGATGGGCTGGGACGACGCCCCCCTGGACCTGCGCGCCCTCGGGCCGGGCACCCACATCACCGCGCCGCCCTGCGACCTCGGCGGCCTCGGCCCGGTGCGCTGGCTGCGCCCCCCGGCCCTGGACACGGCGGCCGCTCCCCCGCCGGCCCGGCTGCTGCTGGGCACCCTGGCGTACAGCTGCCACCGCACCTGA
- the nsdA gene encoding transcriptional repressor NsdA, protein MSGSGAGDTNAGKRPNAQLGSWFVRSGWSKGELARQVNRRAGQMGAHHISTDTSRVRRWLDGEQPREPIPRILSELFSERFGSVVAVEDLGLRTAHQSPSVSGVDLPWAGPQTVALLSEFSRSDLMLARRGFLGSSLQLAAGPTLIEPMQRWLVPVAPVGPAEPESPAAARRPSRLSKPELDLLESTTAMFRQWDAQCGGGLRRKAVVGQLHEVTDLLQEPQPTATAVRLFRCAAELAELAGWMSYDVGLQPTAQKYFVLALHAAKEAGDKSLGSYILSSMSRQMIHLGRPDDALELIHLAQYGSRECATARTQSMLYAMEARAYANMGQPGKCKRAVRMAEDTFLDAGLDDEPEPDWIKFFSEAELNGENAHSYRDLAYVAGRSPTYASLAEPVMAKAVKLFADDDEHFRSYALNLIGMATVHLLQREPEQATVLAGQALEVAKKVRSERVNTRLRKTVDAAARDFGDVADVAHLTEVLSEQLPETAEAV, encoded by the coding sequence GTGAGTGGCAGTGGCGCAGGCGATACGAATGCCGGAAAGCGCCCCAACGCGCAATTGGGATCATGGTTCGTGCGCAGCGGCTGGTCCAAGGGCGAGCTCGCGCGCCAAGTCAACCGGCGGGCCGGCCAGATGGGCGCCCACCACATCAGCACCGACACCTCGCGCGTGCGGCGGTGGCTCGACGGCGAACAGCCCCGCGAGCCGATCCCCCGCATCCTGTCCGAACTCTTCTCGGAGCGCTTCGGCAGCGTCGTGGCCGTCGAGGACCTCGGCCTGCGGACCGCCCACCAGTCGCCCTCCGTGTCCGGGGTGGACCTGCCCTGGGCGGGCCCGCAGACCGTCGCCCTGCTCAGCGAGTTCTCCCGCAGCGACCTGATGCTCGCCCGCCGGGGCTTCCTCGGCTCCTCGCTCCAGCTCGCCGCGGGACCCACGCTGATCGAGCCCATGCAGCGCTGGCTGGTGCCCGTCGCCCCCGTCGGACCGGCCGAACCCGAGTCGCCCGCCGCCGCCCGCCGCCCGTCCCGCCTCTCCAAGCCCGAACTCGACCTGCTGGAGTCCACCACGGCGATGTTCCGCCAGTGGGACGCGCAGTGCGGCGGCGGACTGCGCCGCAAGGCCGTCGTCGGCCAACTCCACGAGGTCACCGATCTGTTGCAGGAGCCCCAGCCCACCGCCACCGCGGTCCGGCTCTTCAGATGCGCCGCCGAACTCGCCGAGCTGGCAGGCTGGATGAGCTACGACGTCGGTCTCCAGCCCACCGCGCAGAAGTACTTCGTCCTCGCCCTGCACGCGGCGAAGGAGGCCGGGGACAAGTCGCTGGGCTCGTACATCCTCTCCAGCATGAGCCGCCAGATGATCCACCTCGGCCGCCCGGACGACGCCCTGGAGCTGATCCACCTCGCGCAGTACGGCAGCCGGGAGTGTGCGACGGCCCGCACCCAGTCGATGCTGTATGCGATGGAGGCCCGCGCCTACGCCAACATGGGCCAGCCCGGAAAGTGCAAGCGCGCGGTCCGCATGGCCGAGGACACCTTCCTCGACGCGGGTCTGGACGACGAGCCCGAGCCCGACTGGATCAAGTTCTTCTCCGAGGCCGAACTCAACGGCGAGAACGCCCACTCCTACCGTGACCTGGCCTATGTCGCCGGCCGCAGCCCCACGTACGCCTCGCTCGCCGAACCCGTCATGGCCAAGGCCGTCAAGCTCTTCGCCGACGACGACGAGCACTTCCGCAGTTACGCGCTCAACCTCATCGGCATGGCCACCGTCCATCTGCTCCAGCGCGAGCCCGAGCAGGCCACGGTGCTGGCCGGCCAGGCGCTGGAAGTCGCCAAGAAGGTCCGCTCCGAGCGCGTCAACACCCGTCTGCGCAAGACCGTCGACGCCGCTGCCAGGGACTTCGGTGACGTGGCCGACGTCGCGCACCTCACCGAGGTGCTCAGCGAGCAGCTGCCGGAGACCGCCGAAGCGGTCTGA
- a CDS encoding P-II family nitrogen regulator has product MKLITAVVKPHRLDEIKEALQAFGVQGLTVTEASGYGRQRGHTEVYRGAEYTVDLVPKIRIEVLVEDEDSEQLIDVVVKAARTGKIGDGKVWSVPVDTAVRVRTGERGPDAL; this is encoded by the coding sequence ATGAAGCTCATCACGGCGGTCGTGAAGCCCCACCGACTGGACGAGATCAAGGAGGCCCTCCAGGCCTTCGGCGTCCAGGGGCTGACCGTGACCGAGGCCAGCGGCTACGGACGCCAGCGCGGCCACACCGAGGTCTACCGCGGTGCCGAGTACACCGTCGACCTCGTACCGAAGATCCGCATCGAGGTCCTGGTCGAGGACGAGGACTCCGAACAGCTCATCGACGTCGTCGTGAAGGCCGCCCGGACCGGCAAGATCGGTGACGGCAAGGTCTGGAGCGTGCCGGTCGACACGGCGGTCCGGGTACGGACCGGCGAACGCGGCCCGGACGCTCTCTGA
- a CDS encoding [protein-PII] uridylyltransferase, which produces MTSTEVTTESEDSGPSGYAAARLRLLQQETRSGPPRRSALAGLTDDWLNALFTAAAEHAGVRGAALVAVGGYGRGELSPRSDLDLLLLHDGSADAAAVSALADRIWYPVWDLGLALDHSVRTPAEARKAAADDLKVHLGLLDARVIAGDVGLVTALRTHVLADWRNQAPKRLPALHELCQERAERMGELQFLLEPDLKEARGGLRDATALRAVAASWVADAPREGLVEARRVLLDTRDALHLVTGRATDRLALQEQDQVAAALGLLDADALLRQVYEAARTVSYASDVTWREVDRVLRARSMRPRLRAMLGGAKPAPERTPLAEGVVEADGEVVLARSARPERDPVLTLRAAAAAAESGLPLSRHLVRHLAGAAAPLSVPWPPEAREELVTLLGAGEATVAVWEALEAEGIVTRLLPDWERVHCRPQRNAVHTWTVDRHLVETAVRAASLTRRVGRPDLLLVAALLHDIGKGWPGDHSVAGEVIARDMATRIGFDKADVAVIATLVRQHLLLIETATRRDLDDPDTVTAVAEAVGSLSTLELLHALTEADALATGPAAWSTWRASLVDDLVGRVASVLAGEAPADPGPAVPDAEQERLAVEALRTREPVLALHTQPEPPSESGEPGPVGVELLIALPDRPGVLPAVAGVLALHRLTVRAADLRAVELPTELGESADLLLLSWRVAAEYGSLPQASRLRADLLRVLDGALDIQARLAERESAYPRRRGIKAPPPRVTVASAASRQATVIEVRAQDAPGLLHRIGRALEDSAVRVRSAHVATLGANAVDTVYVTRTDGTVLSDEEAATVAKSLETALR; this is translated from the coding sequence GTGACGAGTACCGAAGTGACCACCGAATCCGAAGACTCGGGACCCAGCGGCTACGCGGCGGCCCGGCTGCGCCTCCTCCAGCAGGAGACGCGGTCCGGGCCGCCGCGCCGTTCGGCCCTGGCCGGCCTCACCGACGACTGGCTGAACGCCCTCTTCACCGCCGCCGCCGAACACGCGGGCGTACGCGGCGCCGCCCTCGTCGCGGTCGGCGGCTACGGCCGGGGCGAACTCTCCCCCCGCAGCGACCTCGACCTCCTCCTGCTGCACGACGGCTCGGCCGACGCAGCGGCCGTCTCCGCCCTGGCGGACCGCATCTGGTACCCCGTCTGGGACCTGGGCCTCGCGCTCGACCACTCCGTACGCACTCCGGCGGAGGCCCGCAAGGCCGCCGCCGACGACCTCAAGGTCCACCTCGGCCTGCTGGACGCCCGCGTGATCGCCGGCGACGTGGGCCTCGTCACCGCCCTGCGCACCCACGTCCTCGCCGACTGGCGCAACCAGGCGCCCAAGCGGCTGCCCGCCCTCCACGAGCTCTGCCAGGAACGGGCCGAACGCATGGGCGAGCTCCAGTTCCTCCTCGAACCCGACCTCAAGGAGGCCCGCGGCGGCCTCCGCGACGCCACCGCCCTGCGCGCCGTCGCCGCCTCCTGGGTGGCCGACGCCCCCCGCGAAGGGCTCGTCGAAGCCCGCCGCGTCCTCCTCGACACCCGCGACGCCCTGCACCTCGTGACCGGAAGGGCCACCGACCGGCTCGCCCTCCAGGAACAGGACCAGGTCGCCGCCGCACTCGGCCTCCTCGACGCCGACGCCCTGCTCCGCCAGGTGTACGAGGCCGCCCGCACCGTCTCGTACGCCTCCGACGTCACCTGGCGCGAGGTCGACCGCGTCCTGCGCGCCCGCTCCATGCGCCCCCGGCTCCGCGCCATGCTCGGCGGCGCCAAACCCGCCCCCGAACGCACCCCGCTCGCCGAAGGGGTCGTCGAGGCCGACGGCGAAGTCGTCCTCGCCCGCTCCGCCCGCCCCGAGCGCGACCCCGTACTCACCCTGCGGGCGGCGGCCGCCGCCGCCGAGTCCGGGCTCCCGCTCTCCCGCCACCTCGTGCGCCACCTCGCCGGAGCGGCGGCGCCGCTCTCCGTGCCCTGGCCCCCCGAGGCCCGCGAGGAGCTGGTCACCCTGCTCGGCGCGGGCGAGGCGACCGTCGCGGTGTGGGAGGCCCTCGAAGCCGAGGGCATCGTCACCCGGCTGCTGCCCGACTGGGAACGGGTCCACTGCCGGCCCCAGCGCAACGCCGTCCACACCTGGACCGTCGACCGTCACCTCGTCGAGACGGCCGTCCGCGCCGCCTCCCTGACCCGCCGCGTCGGCCGCCCCGACCTGCTGCTGGTCGCCGCCCTGCTGCACGACATCGGCAAGGGCTGGCCCGGGGACCACTCCGTCGCCGGCGAGGTCATCGCCCGCGACATGGCCACCCGCATCGGCTTCGACAAGGCCGACGTCGCCGTCATCGCCACCCTCGTACGGCAGCACCTGCTGCTCATCGAGACCGCGACCCGCCGCGACCTCGACGACCCCGACACCGTCACCGCGGTCGCCGAGGCGGTCGGCTCCCTCTCCACCCTGGAGCTGCTCCACGCGCTCACCGAGGCCGACGCGCTGGCCACCGGACCGGCGGCCTGGAGCACTTGGCGCGCCTCCCTCGTCGACGACCTCGTCGGGCGGGTGGCCTCCGTACTGGCCGGAGAGGCACCAGCCGACCCCGGCCCCGCCGTCCCCGACGCCGAACAGGAACGCCTCGCCGTCGAGGCGCTGCGCACCCGCGAACCCGTCCTCGCCCTGCACACCCAGCCCGAACCGCCCTCCGAGTCGGGCGAACCGGGCCCGGTCGGCGTCGAACTCCTCATCGCGCTGCCGGACCGGCCCGGTGTCCTGCCCGCCGTCGCGGGGGTGCTCGCCCTGCACCGCCTCACCGTCCGCGCCGCCGACCTGCGCGCCGTCGAGCTCCCCACCGAGCTGGGCGAGTCCGCCGACCTGCTGCTGCTCAGCTGGCGGGTGGCCGCCGAGTACGGTTCGCTGCCGCAGGCCTCCCGTCTCCGCGCCGACCTGCTGCGGGTGCTCGACGGTGCGCTCGACATCCAGGCCCGCCTCGCCGAACGGGAGTCCGCCTATCCCCGGCGGCGGGGCATCAAGGCCCCGCCGCCCCGGGTGACGGTCGCGTCGGCGGCTTCCCGGCAGGCCACGGTCATCGAGGTCCGCGCGCAGGACGCCCCGGGGCTGCTGCACCGGATCGGCCGGGCACTGGAGGACAGCGCGGTACGGGTGCGCTCGGCCCACGTCGCGACGCTCGGTGCCAACGCGGTGGACACCGTCTACGTCACGCGCACCGACGGGACGGTCCTCTCCGACGAGGAGGCCGCCACCGTGGCGAAGTCGCTGGAGACCGCACTGCGCTGA
- the ffh gene encoding signal recognition particle protein, giving the protein MFDTLSDRLAATFKNLRGKGRLSEADIDATAREIRIALLEADVALPVVRAFIANVKERARGAEVSGALNPAQQVVKIVNEELVSILGGETRRLRFAKNPPTVIMLAGLQGAGKTTLAGKLGLWLKGQGHSPLLVACDLQRPNAVNQLSVVAERAGVAVYAPEPGNGVGDPVQVAKDSIEFAKNKVHDIVIVDTAGRLGIDQELMRQAADIRDAVSPDEILFVVDAMIGQDAVNTAEAFRDGVGFDGVVLSKLDGDARGGAALSIAHVTGKQIMFASNGEKLDEFDAFHPDRMASRILDMGDLLTLIEQAEKTFSQEEAAKMASKLASSKGKDFTLDDFLAQMEQVRKMGSISKLLGMLPGMGQIKDQIANIDERDVDRTAAIIKSMTPKERAEPTIINGSRRARIAKGSGVEVSAVKNLVERFFEARKMMSRMAQGGGMPGMPGMPGMGGGPGRQKKQIKQAKGKRKSGNPMKRKAEEQAAAERREQAAAQGNAFGVPDQGAPGKDFELPDEFKKFMG; this is encoded by the coding sequence GTGTTCGATACTCTCTCCGACCGCCTTGCCGCGACTTTCAAGAACCTCCGGGGCAAGGGCCGCTTGTCCGAGGCGGACATCGACGCCACGGCTCGCGAGATCCGTATCGCCCTGCTCGAAGCGGACGTCGCGCTTCCGGTGGTCCGTGCCTTCATCGCCAACGTCAAGGAGCGGGCGCGCGGCGCCGAGGTCTCCGGCGCGCTGAACCCGGCCCAGCAGGTCGTCAAGATCGTCAACGAGGAGCTCGTCTCCATCCTCGGCGGGGAGACCCGGCGGCTGCGGTTCGCGAAGAACCCGCCCACCGTGATCATGCTCGCGGGCCTCCAGGGTGCCGGTAAGACCACCCTCGCCGGAAAGCTCGGCCTCTGGCTCAAGGGGCAGGGACACTCCCCCCTCCTCGTCGCCTGTGACCTCCAGCGCCCCAACGCCGTCAACCAGCTGAGCGTCGTCGCCGAGCGCGCGGGCGTCGCCGTGTACGCGCCGGAGCCGGGCAACGGCGTCGGCGACCCGGTGCAGGTGGCGAAGGACTCCATCGAGTTCGCCAAGAACAAGGTCCACGACATCGTCATCGTCGACACCGCGGGCCGCCTCGGTATCGACCAGGAGCTGATGCGCCAGGCCGCGGACATCCGCGACGCAGTCAGCCCGGACGAGATCCTCTTCGTCGTCGACGCCATGATCGGCCAGGACGCGGTCAACACCGCCGAGGCCTTCCGCGACGGCGTCGGCTTCGACGGCGTGGTGCTCTCCAAGCTCGACGGCGACGCCCGCGGTGGTGCCGCCCTGTCGATCGCCCACGTCACGGGCAAGCAGATCATGTTCGCGTCCAACGGCGAGAAGCTCGACGAGTTCGACGCCTTCCACCCGGACCGCATGGCCTCCCGCATCCTCGACATGGGTGACCTGCTCACCCTCATCGAGCAGGCGGAGAAGACGTTCAGCCAGGAAGAGGCCGCCAAGATGGCCTCCAAGCTGGCGTCGAGCAAGGGCAAGGACTTCACGCTCGACGACTTCCTGGCGCAGATGGAGCAGGTCCGCAAGATGGGCTCCATCTCCAAGCTGCTCGGCATGCTGCCCGGCATGGGGCAGATCAAGGACCAGATCGCCAACATCGACGAGCGCGACGTCGACCGCACCGCCGCGATCATCAAGTCGATGACGCCCAAGGAGCGCGCCGAGCCGACCATCATCAACGGCTCGCGCCGGGCCCGTATCGCCAAGGGCTCGGGCGTCGAGGTCTCCGCGGTGAAGAACCTCGTGGAACGCTTCTTCGAGGCCCGCAAGATGATGTCGCGGATGGCCCAGGGCGGCGGCATGCCCGGCATGCCTGGGATGCCCGGCATGGGGGGCGGCCCCGGTCGGCAGAAGAAGCAGATCAAGCAGGCCAAGGGCAAGCGCAAGAGCGGCAACCCGATGAAGCGCAAGGCCGAGGAGCAGGCCGCCGCGGAGCGCCGCGAGCAGGCGGCCGCCCAGGGCAACGCCTTCGGCGTGCCGGACCAGGGTGCGCCGGGCAAGGACTTCGAGCTGCCGGACGAGTTCAAGAAGTTCATGGGCTGA
- a CDS encoding ammonium transporter, producing the protein MPPGITTLAADTPQLSAANTGFMLICSALVMLMTPALAFFYGGMVRVKSSLNMLMMSFISLGIVTILWVLYGFSLAFGTDSGSIIGWSSDYVGLSGIGLTELWDGYTIPVYVFAVFQLMFAIITPALISGALADRVKFTAWALFITLWVTVVYFPVAHWVWGAGGWLFELGVIDFAGGTAVHINAGAAALGVILVIGKRVGFKRDPMRPHSLPLVMLGAGLLWFGWFGFNAGSWLGNDDGVGAVMFVNTQVATAAAMLAWLGYEKLRHGSFTTLGAASGAVAGLVAITPSGGAVSPLGAIAVGAIAGVLCAMAVGLKYKFGYDDSLDVVGVHLVGGVVGSLLIGFFATGGVQSDAKGLFYGGGLDQLGKQAVGVFSVLAYSLVVSAILAFLVDKTIGMRVTEDDEISGIDQVEHAETAYDFSGAGGGAASRTAAPVLDTPAAPNKKVDA; encoded by the coding sequence ATGCCCCCAGGCATCACGACGCTTGCCGCAGACACCCCTCAGCTGTCTGCCGCCAACACCGGGTTCATGCTCATCTGCTCGGCCCTGGTGATGCTCATGACCCCGGCCCTGGCCTTCTTCTACGGAGGCATGGTCCGCGTCAAGAGCAGCCTGAACATGCTGATGATGAGCTTCATCAGCCTCGGGATCGTGACGATCCTGTGGGTGCTCTACGGATTCAGCCTCGCGTTCGGCACCGACTCCGGCTCCATCATCGGCTGGTCCTCCGACTACGTCGGACTCAGCGGCATCGGTCTGACCGAGCTCTGGGACGGCTACACCATCCCGGTGTACGTCTTCGCCGTCTTCCAGCTGATGTTCGCCATCATCACCCCCGCACTGATCAGCGGCGCCCTCGCCGACCGCGTGAAGTTCACCGCCTGGGCGCTCTTCATCACCCTCTGGGTCACCGTCGTCTACTTCCCCGTCGCCCACTGGGTGTGGGGTGCCGGCGGCTGGCTCTTCGAGCTGGGCGTCATCGACTTCGCCGGCGGTACGGCCGTCCACATCAACGCCGGTGCCGCGGCCCTCGGCGTGATCCTCGTGATCGGCAAGCGGGTCGGCTTCAAGCGTGACCCGATGCGCCCGCACAGCCTCCCGCTCGTCATGCTCGGCGCCGGTCTCCTGTGGTTCGGCTGGTTCGGCTTCAACGCCGGCTCCTGGCTCGGCAACGACGACGGCGTGGGCGCCGTGATGTTCGTCAACACGCAGGTCGCCACCGCCGCCGCGATGCTCGCCTGGCTCGGTTACGAGAAGCTGCGCCACGGCTCCTTCACCACCCTCGGTGCCGCCTCCGGCGCCGTCGCCGGACTCGTCGCCATCACCCCCTCGGGTGGTGCGGTCAGCCCGCTCGGCGCCATCGCCGTCGGTGCCATCGCCGGTGTCCTGTGCGCCATGGCGGTCGGCCTGAAGTACAAGTTCGGCTACGACGACTCGCTCGACGTCGTCGGCGTCCACCTCGTCGGCGGTGTCGTCGGCTCGCTGCTCATCGGCTTCTTCGCCACCGGCGGTGTCCAGTCCGACGCCAAGGGCCTCTTCTACGGCGGCGGGCTCGACCAGCTCGGCAAGCAGGCCGTAGGAGTCTTCTCCGTCCTGGCCTACTCTCTGGTGGTGTCCGCGATCCTCGCCTTCCTCGTCGACAAGACGATCGGAATGCGGGTCACCGAGGACGACGAGATCTCCGGCATCGACCAGGTCGAGCACGCCGAGACCGCGTACGACTTCAGCGGAGCCGGCGGAGGCGCGGCCTCCCGTACCGCGGCACCGGTCCTGGACACCCCGGCAGCTCCGAACAAGAAGGTGGACGCATGA
- the ftsY gene encoding signal recognition particle-docking protein FtsY has product MEIVILAVVIALVAVGLISGLVVSSRKKKQLPPSAPSSTPTITPSAEPRVGEESEAPRDEARRTIEEAGTPDTEAPAEEAPSAAEETPALDVPEPTAGRLVRLRARLARSQNSLGKGLLTLLSRDNLDEDTWEEIEDTLLTADVGVVPTQELVDRLRERVRVLGTRTPEELRALLREELIALLGPDFDREVKTEGGAETPGVVMVVGVNGTGKTTTTGKLARVLVADGRSVVLGAADTFRAAAADQLQTWGERVGARTVRGPEGGDPASIAFDAVKEGIAEGADVVLIDTAGRLHTKTGLMDELGKVKRVVEKHGPLDEILLVLDATTGQNGLVQARVFAEVVDITGIVLTKLDGTAKGGIVIAVQRELGVPVKLIGLGEGPDDLAPFEPGAFVDALIGD; this is encoded by the coding sequence ATGGAAATCGTCATCCTTGCTGTAGTCATCGCCCTGGTCGCTGTCGGCCTGATCAGCGGGCTCGTGGTCAGCAGCCGCAAGAAGAAGCAGCTGCCGCCCTCGGCGCCGTCGAGCACGCCGACCATCACTCCTTCCGCCGAACCCCGTGTCGGTGAGGAGTCCGAGGCGCCGCGCGACGAAGCGCGGCGCACCATCGAGGAGGCCGGAACCCCGGACACCGAGGCCCCCGCCGAGGAGGCTCCGTCCGCCGCCGAGGAGACCCCCGCCCTCGACGTCCCCGAGCCCACCGCGGGCCGTCTCGTACGGCTCCGGGCCCGGCTCGCCCGCTCGCAGAACTCCCTCGGCAAGGGGCTGCTCACGCTCCTGTCCCGGGACAACCTCGACGAGGACACCTGGGAGGAGATCGAGGACACCCTCCTCACCGCCGACGTCGGCGTCGTTCCCACCCAGGAGCTCGTCGACCGGCTGCGCGAACGCGTCCGGGTGCTCGGCACCCGTACCCCCGAGGAGCTCCGCGCGCTGCTGCGCGAAGAGCTGATCGCCCTGCTGGGCCCCGACTTCGACCGCGAGGTCAAGACCGAGGGCGGGGCCGAGACCCCGGGCGTCGTCATGGTCGTCGGCGTCAACGGCACCGGCAAGACCACCACCACCGGCAAGCTGGCCCGCGTGCTCGTGGCGGACGGCCGCAGCGTGGTCCTCGGCGCGGCCGACACCTTCCGCGCCGCCGCCGCCGACCAGCTCCAGACCTGGGGCGAGCGCGTCGGAGCGCGTACGGTACGCGGCCCCGAGGGCGGCGACCCCGCGTCGATCGCCTTCGACGCCGTGAAGGAGGGCATCGCCGAGGGCGCGGACGTCGTGCTCATCGACACGGCCGGCCGGCTGCACACCAAGACCGGCCTGATGGACGAGCTCGGCAAGGTCAAGCGCGTCGTGGAGAAGCACGGCCCGCTCGACGAGATCCTGCTGGTGCTCGACGCCACCACCGGCCAGAACGGTCTGGTCCAGGCCCGGGTCTTCGCCGAGGTCGTGGACATCACCGGCATCGTCCTGACCAAGCTCGACGGCACCGCCAAGGGCGGCATCGTCATCGCCGTCCAGCGCGAGCTGGGCGTCCCGGTGAAGCTCATCGGGCTCGGCGAGGGTCCGGACGACCTGGCCCCGTTCGAGCCGGGCGCCTTCGTGGACGCGCTGATCGGCGACTGA